The Halotia branconii CENA392 region TTATGTTCCCTGTAGCTTCTGTGGAAGAATATATCACCATAAAATCGTCTAGTAATATTGATTGAGTTAAGAATTTTAGATATAGGACTCCTATTTGATTTTTGAACACGATTCAGTACATATCTATCCCTTCTTAACTGTTCCCTGTTTCCTGTTTTCTGTTCCCTACCTACACAAATAAATTCGGTAATCAAACCGGATTACTATAGTAATTTTCCTAACAGCTGTGGCAATGTGGATATAGGTACACAATCATAGCTGACTGACATTATAGGAAATAATGATGAACCGATCAAAAATAGTTGCCATTATTACAGGTGCGATTTCTATTCTTTTAGCGATCGCTTATCTGCTTTTAGTGCAAATTTTAGACTACCGGGACATGAAACCCGCGCCTATGAGCCAATTTGCAGTACCTGCGATCGCCTCCCAGGGTAAGCAAATTGATCGTATCGCCTAAGTTGGAATGAAATTTAACCGATGTGTAGAGATGCGAGCGATCGCGTCTCTATATTTATAGAGTGTTTTTATGTCTCAGGGTGATATTTATGATTTAGATACATCCGTCCTCAGTAGGGTGGAACAGTGAATATAGTTTGTTACGGTTATTAGTGAAGTAATTGCAATCAAATTGTTTATGACTTATACACAAACAAACGATCCAACTATTCGTGAACCTGTCCAATCATGGCAAAAACTGGATGTAGATCAACAGTTAGCTTTGTTTTGGTTTATTTACGAGGAAATCGGTAATTCTATTACCCCAGCAGCCCCCAATGCTAGCACTGTTTCACCTGAAATTGCTGAAGGTTTGTTCAATCAAGTTAAAGAATTAACTCATGAAGAACAACTGCAAATTCAGCGTGACTTGATCAACAAAGTAGACAGCCAGATTAGTCGTGAATATGGTTCTTTAAGCGACACTACAAAGCTTCTATTTTGGTATCGTTTAGCTCAAGGTATGGAAAACTCTACTATTATTCCTATGCCTTCTAACTATGAGCTTTCTTCAGAAGCCCAGACTCTGTTTAACAACATCAAAGCATTACCTTTTGATAAGCAACTTAACGTTTTCCGTGATTATGTTTCGCCAATGGGCGCTCAATCAAAAGCTGGTGCTGAAATTTAAAATCGCGTAAATTTTGATAACTGTAGCCGTTATCCTCTATAGACAACGGCTATTGTGCAGTTAGTATTAGTCTTCATAAATAAATACAGAGTAAAAATCATAATTTTTACTCTGTCTTGCCTTTAGGTTGCTCTTTGGGATAGCTGCACCCTAAACAACCTAAATTCATAACGCCCTTTATTTTGTATAATGTATTTTAAATTAAATAATTAATAATTTCATCTATCTTACGACTGGTTTAAATATAGTTATTTTTATCTTTTTATAGTGTATTATTTGGAGATAAAATACCTGATTTAAATCCAAGCATAATTAACAACATTTTAATTTATTACGTTGTAGAATTAAATACTTCAAAAAATAAATTATTCATTCGTGAACAACAAGATCCCCGACTTCTTTAAGAAGTCGGGGATCTGAACCTCTAAATAGATAACGTAAAAATTTTATTTAAGTCATACAAAAGACCTAATTATTAACAATATTAATACTAACATTATAGACAGATATCCAATACAAAACACTTCTGTGTTTAAAGACTCAATTATGCTATGTAGCAGAAAGTACGACTCTAAAACCACATACTCTCAGCCCACCATCTGATTCATTCCAGCTACGACTAGCACTGCGGCAAAGTTCTGCACTAAAACTCCAAGAACCACCGCGCAATACTCGACGATGCACATCGCCGCCAACTTCCCAGACGCTGCCATCTGCGGGTGCGCCATGATAATTATTATGCCAAGCATCAGCACACCATTCCCAAACTAACCCGTGCATATCATATAACCCAAAGGCATTAGCTACTAGAAAACTGCCTACATCGGTCGTTTCTTTACGGTATCTAGTTTTTGTATCAACAGAGTAAGTATCGCTACTGCTACAGGTAACTAAATCGGGGGTAATCGTTTCGCCAAAGTGGAAAGATGTAGTAGTTCCAGCACGACAAGCATATTCCCATTCAGCTTCACTGGGTAAACGATACTTGCGTCCAGTTTTTTGTGACAGTCTCACACAAAATTCTACAGCTTCGTGCCAAGAAACATTTTCTACTGGCCGATTGACACCTTTGAATTTAGAAGGATGAGGATTTAAGGTTTGTTTGACTTTGGGCAAAGCTGCTACAACTCTCCATTGTGCTTGAGTCACGGGAAATTTACCTATCAAAAAAGGTTCAATAGTGACTTGGTGTTGAGGGCGTTCGTCGGCATCTCCTTCAACAGTTGGTGAACCCATCATGAAAGTACCACCAGGAATTGCCACCATTTCGATGTTCACACTATGACTCAATTCTTCTGCAAAAAATTTAGCACAAGAGCGATCGCGGCTTACTTCTGTGCCAACTGTGTCTACTGTCAAAACTTCAAATTCAAAGGTTTGTAAAGGTGGTAATGGAAGATTTGATTTTGGTGGCGTTTGTAATTGTAGTAATGTAGTTTGGGCAGTTTCTATAATTTGTGTTTCAGTGGTCGATGTTTTGATAGACATTAAATCATTAAAAACCGCTGCGGCTGATTGATATCTTTCACTAGGCAAGTTCTTGAGTAACTTATCCAAAATTTTGCCTAAATCATCGCCAATAGTGATACCTTTATTTTGTAAGTACTCTTGCCACAACCACTTGCCATTCATGGCATCATAAAGACCATCATTAATACTGCCGAAGCTATCTTGTGAGGGTAAACATTGAGTTAAAAGACGCGCACAAGTTACACCCAAAGCATATAAATCACTACCATTACAAGCAAATCCAGCCATTTGTTCGGCGGGTGCATAACCAATAGTATAAATAACTGTAGCTTGTCTGGCTAAACTAGTTTGTGTTACCTGTTTTGCTCCGCCAAAGTCAATCAATACTGGCTTGCCATCAGTGTCACGACGAATGATATTTTCTGGTTTGATATCCCGATGGATGACATTATGAGAGTGAACAAATTCTAGAACTGGTAACAAATCAGCTAAAAGTTGGCGAATTTGTGCTTCACTAAAAGGTTGTTGTTTAACTTCTTGTAAAAGAGTTTTTCCTTGAATAAATTCTTGAACAAGATACAAACTTAATCCTTGCTCAAAGTAAGCCAATAATCTAGGAATTTGGGTATGATTTTCTCCTAATTCATACAAACGAAATGCTTCTTCTCTAAAAAACTCTGCTGCTTTGGCGCGTTGTACGGTTCCTTGAACTTGCGGGAAGAATTGCTTGATGACGCAAGGCGCATTTAATCTATCTGCATCTTCTGCTGCATAAGTTCTGCTAAATCCACCTTCACCTAAGAGTATTAATACACGATAGCGGTTTCTCAAAAGTTTGCCAAAGCTGCTTTGTCCGCAACTTATACAAAATCTATTGCCGTCAGGATTAAATGGATTTGAGCAATTGGGATTTTGGCAGATTTGCATAATGAGGGGTAAATAGCATCTTGTCCCAAGTTAGCCCCAATATTATCAAATTTAAAATAGATATTCAGACAAATAAAACACTCTATCTTTCATCTAGGTAGATGCTTGCATTAATAAAAACTACAGATTAAGAAGTTTGATTTATTTGTTGCTTTCTACGGGGTACTTTTTAAATAAGAGTATATATGAGTGCAAACATTTTATTTACAAAAAGAATAATAAATCTAACTATAGAATTTGTCAAGGGTGTTGCCATAGTAATCGAGAGGTTAAGGTCTCCGATTTATCCACTAAATTGGGGATCTTATTGTTTATGATGTATAAAACTTCTACTTCTATAGTGGAAGTTTTATAATAAATTCTGTCCCTTCTCTTAATCTCGAAATACAGTCGAGTTTTCCTAAATGTTTTTCTTCGACGATTTGTCGACTAATCGATAACCCTAAACCAGTACCTTTACCTACAGATTTAGTAGTAAAAAATTGTTCAAATATATGTTCTCGAACTTCTGGTGTCATGCCATCACCATTGTCTTTGATTGAGATGATTATATTTTGACTTAAAGAATCTAACTGTGTAGAAATAATAATTTGATTGAATTTTTGATCAGTCTGCGGATTTTCAGAAATATTAGTAGATTCATCTAAAGCATCAATAGCATTAGCGATAATATTCATGAATACCTGATTCATGGGGCCTGGATAGCATTTTATTTGGGGCAATTCGCTATAGTTTTTAATCAGTTCAATATGCGAATGTTGATTATTTGCTTTCAATCGATGCTTCAAAATCATTAATGTACTTTCAATGCCTTGATGAATGTCAATTGCTATTTTATTAGATGCATCAGAACGGGAAAAATTTCGTAAACTCTGACTAATTTCACAAATGCGTTCAATACCTACACCCATAGAAGACACTACTCTGGGAACATCTTGAATCATTTCTTCTAAATCAATTTTTTGAGCATGTTCGTCAATCTCTAGTACTGGTTTTGAATAGTAATAACGATAAAGTTGTAAATGATGAATTAGGTTTGATGTATATTGAGAAATGTAGTTTAAATTACCTTTAATAAAACCAACAGGGTTATTAATTTCATGAGCTACACCAGCAACTAACTGACCAAGGGCAGACATTTTTTCACTTTGTACTAACTGTAATTGAGATTGTTTTAAATCATGTAGCGCTTGAGAAAGTTCTACTGTACGTTCTTTGACTCGCTCTTCTAGTTCAGCTTTTTGTTGTGCAAGTTGTTGAGTTAAAAAATGCAGCTTTAAATGTATATTAATTCTAGCTAAAAATTCTTCTGTTTGAAACGGTTTAATAATGTAATCGACAGCTCCTATCGAAAGACCTTTAACTTTATCAGTTGTGTCAGATAAAGAGGTCATAAAAATTATTGGTATATCTTGTGTTAAATAATTTGCTTTAAGTTTTTGACAAGTTTCAAATCCATTAATTCCCGGCATCATCACATCTAAGAGTATTAGATGTGGTTGATGCAATTCAGCTTGTGCAATGGCAGTTTTACCATCATTAGCTACTAAAATTTTACATCTAGAGTCAGCGATCGCAGCAGAAATTAATTGTAAATTAGTCTTATTATCATCAACAATCAAGATCGTGGCATTGTCCAAATATATCTGATTCATGGAAGATTCACCCTGAGAAATCTCAGCTATACAAACTAGACGGAAGGCTACGCAGACGAATTTAATAGCCCCTGATTTCTAGTCTACGAGGCAATTTTATCTCTAATAACAAGTAAAAATATTCTATATGAACGTCAATTTTTTTGAATTTAGAACAAATTACTTATTTTTAAACAAACATAAAAATGAAATTTATTTATATTATTTATAATAAAAACAACATTATCTTATTAAGTATATTGATTAACTGACCTCAGTGCTATCACGGTAATGTTTATCAATTAAAATGCTGTTTTAACAACTAAATATGCATTTTGAAGACTCAATTAACATCATCAGAAATATTGCTAAATTGTGCAACAAAAAATATTGTTACTTTTTCTCTCCAAAAGCGCGAATTAATTCAGCTGCCAACGCGACAATTGCAGATACTGAAATTAAGAGGATGCTGAGAGCATTAATATCAGGCTTAACTCCTGTTCTGATGCGACCAAAAATTTCCATTGGTAAAGTGTTAGAACCACTACCTGCGGTAAAGCTAGCGATGAGAAAGTCATCGAAGCTGAGGACAAAGGCTAGCAAACAGCCGGCTATAATGCCAGGCATTAGTTGAGGTAATAATACTTTGATGAAGGCTTGTACTGGTGTGGCTCCTAAATCTAATGCTGCTTCTTCTAAGTGAGGATCTAAGTTGGTCAGCCGTGAGGAAACCACAAGTCCCACATAAGCCAGACAAAAGACTAGATGAGCCGCAACAATTGTCCACAAACTCAGGGGGATAGCAAATGCTGCTAAAAATACTAGCGTGGCTACAGCGATCGCAATATCAGGAATAATTAACGGTAGGTAAGAAATACCGCGATACAATTTCTTACCTAGAAATTGATAGCGTGCCAATCCCACTGCCATTAAAGTACCCAGAACTGCGGAAATACTTACTGCACAAAAAGCAACTATCAAACTATTTTTTAAAGCTGATAAAATTCTTTCGTCGCTGAACAATTTGCCATACCAATCAAGGGTAAAACCTTGCCAACTCGCACTATAAGGCGATTGATTGAAACTATAAAAGCCAAGTACCAGTATAGGCAGGTACATAAATACAAATATGACTACTGAGAAAACCGCCTGCCATGCGACACGCGGTTTTTTAAGAGAGGGAGAAGTATTCACGCTTACAATTATTTATTTCTTTGGCCAGACACTTTAGCCTGTTTTAAAAAAAAAGTCAATATATATTTTTCTATTTAGGCTTGTAGTAACCAGCACATTAGCTGAAAGCATTAAAAACGGACAAAGCACGAGAGTCATGATGGATTTTGGCTTATTTTACTAAGCCTAGCCCTTCAAATAAACGGTACTTATCCCAATCGACCCAGCTTTCGACAATTTTGCCATCTTCAAATCGGTCGATCTCAATGCCGGTCCAAGTCACTTCCTTTCCAGTCGGTGCAAGTCCGATATATTCGCCCGTGTGGATAGCCGTAAACTCCCATCGGGTGCTGACCAAATCGCCTTCGGCTATTTGCATCAAAACAAGAGCTTTTGAGTTGGAGAAAGATTTATGATAATTGCTGATCATCTTTTTCCACTCCTCCAGGTTCTTGTCAGATACACCGCCTTCAACATCGGGTTCTTGATGGTTGACGTAATTTTTTGTAAAAATGTCCTTGGGACTATCTGAATTGTTGCTGTCCCACATTCTTATAGCGCGCCGTGAAATTTCTTTACAGTTGTTAGCTGACATATCAATCTCCTTTGGCGTTAGAGAACAGAAACATGAATTAGAGCGATTATGTTGTGAAGTTCTAAGTCATTTCAAGAATCTATTTCTAGATGCCACAACTTTTGTCATGTATGAACGCTAAATGGTTTTTTAGCTTCAACTTAATTACATACTTGCATCTTATTACTTTACGTTACTGATTGGAAAATCTAACCGTTTTAATCATGTCTCATCCTGACATAAATCTAACTCCATCAAAAGTAGAGGAAGACAACCCTACGCCTCTATCTTTAGAACTAATACTTGGCGGATCATTCTTTAATTAGAATATTCAGGCTATACCAACAGTTAAGTTTTTATGACATTATCAGGATAAACATTCAACAAAGAGCCTAAGCTCCAATATAGTAATTGTTATATGTAACCAAAAAGCATATATTTCCCAATATCTTCCTAAGTAAGGAGGTAATTTTATTTAATTGCTCAACTTCTGTTGGTAGAAATGTTCAAAAATCAAGAATTACAAACAATCAGACTTTTGGTGAGACATGACACGATACTGCAAAATTGACTAATTACAGTAATATTTGAGCATAAAAGCCAAAAAAAGCTGAATTTTTACATTGTTTATTTAACAAGAATGTATTTTCCTTCTGAGGAAGAGGAAAATTTCCCTACAAAGGTAGACCAATAAACCACTAATAAAAGTATAGAATTTGGAAGTTATTCAGAACAAAGTTAGTGTTTAAAGTTATTTTTTAGTGCGATATCAATAACTTATAAGCACATTTGAAATTAAAGCAGATACCTGTAAGTCAAATTTTATTTGTAGGAGGTTGGTGATGCGAATTGCTCAAGTAGCCCCACTATCAGAAAGAGTTCCCCCTCTAACTTATGGAGGTATAGAGCTAGTAGTGTCTTTATTGACTGATGAGTTAGTCCGACGTGGACATGAAGTCACACTATTTGCATCGGGAGATTCTCTCAGTTTGGCAGAACTAGTATCAGTTCATCCTCGCGCCCTTAGACTTGATCCTAATGTCAAGGAACGGGGTATTTATGAAATGCTGCAATTAGGTTTAGTATACGAACGGGCAGAGGAATTTGATATTATTCATTCCCACCTGTGCTGCTCGTCACTACCTTATGCGAATTTGGTAAAAACTCCCACAATTCATACTTTACACGGCATTTTTACTCCTGATAATGAAAAGATGTTTCAACATGCTAAACATCAACCTTTTGTGAGTATTTCCGATGCACAACGAGAATTGAAGTTAGGGCTGAACTATGTAAAAACGGTTTATAACGGCATTGATGTCAGCAGTTATAAATTTCATGCTCAACCAGAAGATCCCCCATATTTAGCATTTTTAGGGCGAATTTCTCCAGAGAAAGGTACACATTTAGCGATCGCGATCGCTAAACAAACAGGTTGGCATTTAAAAATTGCCGGAAAGGTTGATGTAGTTGATGTGGAATATTTTGAGCAGGAAATTAAGCCACAAATCGATGGTAAGCAAATTGAGTATCTGGGTGAAGCCAATCATACACAAAAAAATGCTCTAATGGGAGGTGCAGTCGCAACTCTTTTCCCCATCACTTGGCGAGAACCATTTGGGTTAGTGATGGTTGAATCAATGGCAGCCGGCACACCCGTTATTGCGATGAAACTAGGGTCTACTACGGAAGTAATTACTCACGAAAAAACAGGTTTTCTCTGCAACAATATTGAAGAGTGCATCAGTGCTGTTGACAGAATCACAGAACTAGATCGCTACACTTGTCGCAAAGATGTTGAAAATCGTTTTAGTCTTCAGCGGATGACTGATGGTTATGAAGCAGTTTATCAACAGATTATGGAAGAGCGATTTGCCAATAATGGGCATGTCCGCACTACAGTTGGTTTAGGTAGCCGACGCAGCTAGATAGATCTTCCTAGTTAGTTTTTTAGATAATTGATAATGGGTAATTTAGAGAAACCCATTACCAATTACCTACAAGGTTAATAATGACAAGGTAAATGAAAAAATTAAGTTTATTCGCTTGATATAGGACTCCTATTTGATTTTTGAACACGATTCAGTACATATCTATCCCTTCTTAACTGTTTCCTGTTTCCTGTTCCCTACCTACACAAATAAATTCACCGAATCAAACCGGATTACTATATTAATCTAAACTTCTTTTAACTTGGTTCTAATCGTCTCTATTCGTTGACGATTTACACCCAAGTCACTTTGACCCAACCGCGAGGCTGAACGAACTTGAATAACATTAGCATTGCGGTCTAGATAGAACTCTACATCATCTACAAAACCCATTAAAGCACTCTTAAATTCGGCATATAAATAATCATGACTTTGAGTGATAATTTTAGTTCTTGGTAAAGACTCAACAACATTTTTAAGCTTAGTTAAAGCTTGTTCTGGAGTCGAAGTAAAAGTTAGTGGTGCAATTGTATGGACTGCATCAAAACTTTGACTGGAAACACAATTAGGAGAGTTTGGACAAGGTGCTAATTTGCCGTTGTTAACACCTAAGTTGTTTGGTTGTTTGCCGGCGAAAATCATGATTTTTCTATTAAAATATAATGCCAATATATTTAATTTATATGAAATTTGAACTATGAACGATAAATTATAAATTTTATCTAGCTGTAACGTGCCAACAGCCAAAGTGCGAAGCGCTCCAATCCCACTAATAGAACGGTTATACCTACTGCCAAAGCAAATAAAACTATGTTGCTAACTTGACCAGCCCTCAAAGCAAAACTTAGGGAAGTAGAAACGGCTGGAGGATGCATGGCATCTAATAGAATCATTAACATAATCGCTATCACCATTGAAATACCGCCTGAAAGATATCCTCCACCAAATAATAAATAGGTGATAAACCCAATAATAGCTGCCATCATTTGGGCAAGAATCAAAGTTCGTACAGCATTTGTACCATGATGAGGGTCAAGATAAATCAAAAAGGCACTGGAAGCTAAAGATGCAAATAAAAGACGTTGCTGACTGAGCGCTTCGACTAAGGCCATGACAGTTAGTACTATTAGGGTTGGTGCTGTTGCTAAGGCTATTTCTCCTTTGAGACCTAACCTGCGTCTGAGGGTTAGATTTGCTTGGCGTAAGGGTTTTAAGCTTGAACGTTTTTGACTCATTCTAGTATTTCTGTTTTTGATTTAACTCTAAAGCTTTAGCAGATAGACTTGCATCAGCTTTTTGCTATATATAAAAGTCTGACTAAAACATTGGTGATGCGATCGCTCTATGATGCGGTAAGTACCGTCTAGGCTAGAAGCTAATTATGATGCCAACAATCTCAATTAACGACGCTCAGCGCTTGCAACTCCAACCTTTAGAAATCCCATCACGGTTACTTTTAGGGCCAGGCCCTTCAAATGCCCATCCCGCAGTTCTCCAGGCGATGAATACCTCGCCAGTTGGGCATCTTGATCCGGCTTTTTTAGCACTCATGGATGAGATTCAATCTTTATTACGCTATGTCTGGCAAACAGAGAACACCCTCACCATTGCAGTCAGCGGTACAGGTTCCGCTGCTATGGAAGCAACCATTGCCAATGCCATAGAACTCGATGATGTGGTTTTGATTGGTGCAGCAGGTTACTTTGGTCATCGCCTCGTGGATATGGCTGGACGATATGGTGCAGATGTGCGAACTATGACTAAACCTTGGGGACAAGTTTTCACATTAGATGAACTCCGCACCGCTGTAGAAACTCATCGTCCGGCGATTTTGGCTTTGGTTCATGCCGAAACTTCTACAGGCGCACGTCAACCTTTAGAAGGAGTCGGTGAACTGTGTCGTGAATTTGGCACTTTATTATTAGTAGATACAGTCACAAGTCTTGGTGGTGTCCCGATATTTTTGGATGCTTGGGGAGTTGACTTAGCTTATAGTTGTAGCCAAAAAGGGTTAGGTTGTTCTCCTGGTGCTTCACCTTTTACAATGAGTTCCCGTGCAGTTGAGAAGTTGCAGCAACGCAATACAAAAGTGGCAAACTGGTATTTAGATATGTCATTGCTGAGTAAGTATTGGGGCAAAGAACGCACATATCATCATACAGCACCCATTAACTTGTACTATGGTTTGCGGGAAGCCCTACGCTTGGTGGCAGAAGAGGGACTAGCAAACTGCTGGCAGCGTCATCAAAAAAATGTAGAGTATCTCTGGGAAGGTTTGGAAGACTTAGGACTGAGTATGCATGTTGAACGGGAGTATCGATTACCAACCCTAACTACAGTCCGTATTCCAGGAGGGGTAGATGGTAAGGCGATCGCCCAACAGTTACTGAATGAGCATAATATTGAAATTGGTGGTGGTCTGGGTGAATTAGCTAATCAAGTCTGGCGCGTAGGGCTGATGGGTTTCAACAGCCGTCAAGAAAGCGTTGACCAACTTTTAGCAGCACTGCGCTTAGTTTTACCAAAATAGTTGGAGCTTGATTAGGTGCGTTTTTTGTTAACGCACCTATGCCATTTCCAACTCGTAAACTTTCAACCTCTTGAAATCTTATTGAAAGAAAAAACCAGTAATTAGCAGAGGCAAGAGTATCAGAACAGACACAATTAAAACGAGGGTTGCAGGATCAATCTTGATATGATTCTTCTGTGGATCGCTCATTGGTGAAGTTCTCTGTGAACAAACATATTAATTCAGCCTAAAGGATATTTGTTCTTGTTTCCAAACCTATTGAGGTTGAAACTATAGTGCTGTTAATCAAATTTAGTTGCCAGACATCTGACAAGGGGAGATAGTAAGTGATTATTTCATCAAACAATAATAATACTTTAAGCCTCTGTAGTCTTGCGAAACCATCGAAGATAAATTTACTTGCGGAAGTGGATATCTATCGAACTATTGCTAATTTACAAATGACACAAAACAACAAGGGTTCAATGGGTCAGTTTTTGACCCCTGCCCCAGTTGCAGAATTAATGGCAGAGATGTTTGATCAATTAGGTTCAGAAATAACACTTCTTGATGCAGGTGCAGGAATTGGTTCATTATCAGCCGCTTTTGTAGCAAAGGTATGCCAAAATCAACAATCTATCTCAAATCTGCATATTGTAGCTTATGAAATTGATCCTATTTTAATTAAGTATTTATATCAAACTTTAGAATTATGTAATCAGAAATGCCAACATTTTGGCATTGATTTCAAATATGAAATTCGTGAGACTGATTTTATTGAAGATGTAGTCAATATCTTGCAAAATAGTTTGTTTAATAAAGCAAATAAAGCAGAATTTACCCATGCTATTCTTAACCCGCCTTATTTGAAAATTAATGCCCACTCTCCGGTTCGGAAATTATTACGTTCCATAGGTCTGGAAACCAGCAATCTTTATAGTGGTTTCATTGCTGCTACGGCAATACTACTAAATTCCGGAGGTGAGCTTGTAACAATTACACCGCGTAGTTTTTGTAATGGCCCATATTTCCGTAACTTCCGCAAGATGTTTTTGGGGATGATGGCTTTACAGCAATTATATCTTTTTGAGTCACGGCAAGAAGCGTTTAGTGATGACGATGTTTTACAAGAAACTCTCATTATTCATGCTAAAAAACAAAAGCATCAGCCGAATAGTGTACTAATTAATACCAGTTTTGGTATTGATGATGACTTAATCATGTCTAATTCTGTACCATATACAGCTTTAATTCGCCTCAATGATCCAGAGCAGTTTATCCATATACTTCCAGATACCTTTAGCCAGCATATTGTTCAGCAAATGGATCTTTTTAGCTGTACTTTAAAAGACCTAAATCTGACAGTTTCAACTGGGCGAGTTGTGGATTTTCGTGCAAAAGAGTACCTCAGAATTAAACTGGAAAATCATACTGTTCCTCTAGTTTACCCAGTTAATTTATCTAATGGATATGTAGATCATCCAAAAACCACTAAAAAGCCTCAAGCTTTAGTGTGTGGAGAAGAAACAGCTAATCTTCTAGTACCAAATGAGCATTATGTTCTATGCAAAAGATTTTCATCAAAAGAAGAAAAAAGGCGGATTGTTGCAGTTGTTTATGATGCCGACCGATTTGATTATGCCTATGTGGGATTTGAAAATCACTTAAATTATTTTCATCAAAGTAATCGGGGAATAGATATTAAATTAGCCCGCGGATTAGC contains the following coding sequences:
- a CDS encoding alanine--glyoxylate aminotransferase family protein, with protein sequence MMPTISINDAQRLQLQPLEIPSRLLLGPGPSNAHPAVLQAMNTSPVGHLDPAFLALMDEIQSLLRYVWQTENTLTIAVSGTGSAAMEATIANAIELDDVVLIGAAGYFGHRLVDMAGRYGADVRTMTKPWGQVFTLDELRTAVETHRPAILALVHAETSTGARQPLEGVGELCREFGTLLLVDTVTSLGGVPIFLDAWGVDLAYSCSQKGLGCSPGASPFTMSSRAVEKLQQRNTKVANWYLDMSLLSKYWGKERTYHHTAPINLYYGLREALRLVAEEGLANCWQRHQKNVEYLWEGLEDLGLSMHVEREYRLPTLTTVRIPGGVDGKAIAQQLLNEHNIEIGGGLGELANQVWRVGLMGFNSRQESVDQLLAALRLVLPK
- a CDS encoding BsuBI/PstI family type II restriction endonuclease, which produces MTQNNKGSMGQFLTPAPVAELMAEMFDQLGSEITLLDAGAGIGSLSAAFVAKVCQNQQSISNLHIVAYEIDPILIKYLYQTLELCNQKCQHFGIDFKYEIRETDFIEDVVNILQNSLFNKANKAEFTHAILNPPYLKINAHSPVRKLLRSIGLETSNLYSGFIAATAILLNSGGELVTITPRSFCNGPYFRNFRKMFLGMMALQQLYLFESRQEAFSDDDVLQETLIIHAKKQKHQPNSVLINTSFGIDDDLIMSNSVPYTALIRLNDPEQFIHILPDTFSQHIVQQMDLFSCTLKDLNLTVSTGRVVDFRAKEYLRIKLENHTVPLVYPVNLSNGYVDHPKTTKKPQALVCGEETANLLVPNEHYVLCKRFSSKEEKRRIVAVVYDADRFDYAYVGFENHLNYFHQSNRGIDIKLARGLAVYLNSTLVDSFFRLFNGHTQVNATDLRNLKYPTLEQLLLLGSWVGEQFLSQREIDQLIEEKLLSMTNHSENNPIAIKSRINQALQILTDLSFPRTQLNERSALTLLALLGLKPNDPWVSATSPLMGITPMMDFMAQYYGKTYKPNTRETVRRQTVHQFLDAALIVANPDDPNRPINSPKTVYQIEDSALELLRTYDTEEWEKSIRTYLASVKTLKKRYAQEREMSRIPIVIEGKVKTLSPGGQNILVEKIINEFAPRFTPGGKLIYVGDTDKKFAHFDESALQELGVTIDVHGKMPDVIIHFTANNWLVLIEAVTSHGSINPKRKQELETLFKATRLPLVMVTTFLSRKAMVEYLPEIAWETDVWVAEDATHLIHFNGQHLLQLYTNDSIS